The Rosa chinensis cultivar Old Blush chromosome 7, RchiOBHm-V2, whole genome shotgun sequence DNA segment accatttacacaattacaCAGATACAAAGACTGCAAGGAATCAAagaaaacccaaagcaaaaGACAGATCCATGCAATACCTTGACAAATTGGGCgacagagagagatgagagttgGGATTTGGGTGACGGAAATGAATGGGAGGTTGCTGTGCTCAGATTGGGTTGAgttccagagagagagagttgcgtTCTGGACCTCTGGTGAATGACGGAAAGGTCGAAGACTCGAAGTAGGTTTGTTTGGAAGTAAACGGGTTCCATGGGTTCCAGTGGGTTTTGCACGCAAGGCCCGTTAATTTACGGGCTTTTTGCGTGCGGGCTTTTTTAGCACGAATTTAATAAATGGACGGGTTCGTGCGGGCTTTTACAGTGCGGGTTTCGGGCGGGTTTACGGGTCACGGGCTCAGATGCCAGGCCTAATTATTATCTTCAAGTATCCTATTGATTAATTAGTGACTGTCCGATGTTTATCATTTATGTGAATCACAATCAAAATAAGCCAAGTTGTTGCTGTTAACTCCTGTCAGAAACGTGAAACACTATGCGCATTTTTCTACATTATCTCTTTTGCTAAATGCCAAGTAGCTCctgcattattattattttcagaaTCTCGAGAATCTGTTTGAGCTTGGTTATGTGTGTCGAATGCATTGATTGGAGTAGGTTGTCATACCAGGTCAGCATAAGGACGTATTATGTTGATCTTATGCAAGTTTTGGGATATAGAAGAAACTAGCTAATGGTTTGGAGCTCTCTATATGTTGTAGCAATAGTAGAGTTCCTAGAAAAGCATCAGTGCCTTTGAGAAAAGTGAGCAAAGAGCTGAGTGAAGACCTCTTGGGTGCCAAAACAATTTGGCAATGGCTCTAGTGGCAATGCTCAATCAATTGGTGCAAGAGATGCAAAGGAGTACACTCTTAAATCTTTTCCTGGTTTCTCTTCTCTTCCTTTCTATTTTCGTTGTGTTTTCACTTTCTAAGTCAGGTGAGAAACTCAAATTGCCTCCATCCCCAACAAGGTTACCAATAATTGGAAACCTTCACCAGCTAGGAAAACTCCCGCATCGCTCTCTTCAAGCTCTTTCAAAGACGTATGGCCCTCTAATGCTGCTGCACTTGGGCCAAGTTCCAACACTAGTAATTTCATCTGCAGAGATGACCGAACAAATCATGCAGAACCATGATGAGGTATTCTCCGGGAGGCCAGAAACTACTGCTGCAAACATATTACTCTATGGCTGCCAAGACATAGCTTTTGCTCCTTATGGGGAATTATGGAAACAACTTCGGAAAATTTGTGTTGTGGAACTTCTAAGCCTTAAAAGAGTGCAACAATTCCAATATGCAAGGGATGAAGAAGTTTCAGAATTGATCAACAGGATTCGCAAAGCGTCCCTCGATGAGTCTcctattaatctaagtgaaatgCTGATTACAACCGCCAGCAACATAATGTCCAGGTGTATTCTTGGAGAGAAGTTTATAGAAGATGGTGATTGGTATGGAGAGACATCAAGAAGGTTCATGGTGGAACTAATGTCTTTCAGTTTTGGAGATTTCTTCCCTTCTTTGAGATGGATTGACACTCTTACAGGCTTCATTGCACGGTTGAAAGCAATTTTTGCTGAATTAGATGGATTTTTTGATCAGTTGATTGAAGATCATAAGAAAGAATGCAAGCCCAATAAGAAGGATTTTGTGGATATTCTCCTCCAACTTCAAAACAAAACCATGCTCGACTTTGAGCTTACTCGAAACAACCTGAAAGCAATTCTACAGGTATCTCTCTGATACTCTTTAGTTTATTTTATCTCAACACACATCCTGCATGATACAAATGGCGCTTGAAATTAGTCTCATTATGGTTCATTGGTTGTAGGATATGTTCATTGCAGGAACCGTTACGACCTCAACAACAATGGAGTGGTTGATGACAGAGCTCGCCAGAAATCCGAGTGTGATGGAGAAAGTCCAAAAGGAGATAAGAAGTGTGGTGGGGAATAAGGCAAGGGTAGATGTGAACGATATCTATCAAATGGACTACTTAAAATGTGTCATCAAAGAAACTCTAAGACTACATCCTGTAGCACCTCTTTTAGTTCCTCGAGAAACAAGTAAGCAAGTAGAGTTGGGAGGTTACCAGATCCCTGCCCAAACAAGAGTGTTTGTCAATGCATTTGCAATCCAAAGGGATCCCAAGTTCTGGGAAAGGCCGGATGAGTTCCTCCCAGATAGATTCGAGGACAACTCAGTAGACTTCACAAGTGAGGACTTCCAGTTTGTCCCATTTGGTGGTGGTAGAAGAAGATGCCCAGGACAGGCCTTTGCGGTTGCTTCGCTTGAATGTGTTCTTGCCAACCTTCTATATTGGTTTGATTGGAAGTTGCCAAGTGGTAATGCATTGCTTGAGGCCTTGGACGTGAGTGAAGTTTATGGAATCACTGTCTGTAAGAAAGCCCCTCTTTATCTTCTCCCGGTACCATACTCCCCTTAATCCCTCCATCCAGATCGAAGTTTCATGTTGTTATCTTTAAATATGCTCCAAGTcaagttgtttttgtttttgtttttggctttAATAAAAAGAAGTTTGTGAATGTATTGTCGATTCTGAATTTCTAATAGCCAAACACATGAACTAAAACcccaaaaatcttaacaagcaTAATAATGTAGGGATTAAAGTTTTAGGGAAGAGTAAAAGAGCATCACATGTTCACAACCAAGCAAGGtaatcatcttcttgatcaaaGTTTGCTAATCAGTTTCGGATTTTCAGATAAGATTCAGAATTaattccctatatatatatgtaatcatGGCTACGAGGAGCCTATGACGCACTGCAAACTCAGGAGATATTCACCTACTCTGTGTCTCTGTATAATGAACATGGCAGAAAAGATGGAACAACGGTGGAAATCGTGATAAATTATTGCATGGTACTTCCTCAACATCGATGAAGATCTAACCATAG contains these protein-coding regions:
- the LOC112176060 gene encoding cytochrome P450 71A1, whose product is MALVAMLNQLVQEMQRSTLLNLFLVSLLFLSIFVVFSLSKSGEKLKLPPSPTRLPIIGNLHQLGKLPHRSLQALSKTYGPLMLLHLGQVPTLVISSAEMTEQIMQNHDEVFSGRPETTAANILLYGCQDIAFAPYGELWKQLRKICVVELLSLKRVQQFQYARDEEVSELINRIRKASLDESPINLSEMLITTASNIMSRCILGEKFIEDGDWYGETSRRFMVELMSFSFGDFFPSLRWIDTLTGFIARLKAIFAELDGFFDQLIEDHKKECKPNKKDFVDILLQLQNKTMLDFELTRNNLKAILQDMFIAGTVTTSTTMEWLMTELARNPSVMEKVQKEIRSVVGNKARVDVNDIYQMDYLKCVIKETLRLHPVAPLLVPRETSKQVELGGYQIPAQTRVFVNAFAIQRDPKFWERPDEFLPDRFEDNSVDFTSEDFQFVPFGGGRRRCPGQAFAVASLECVLANLLYWFDWKLPSGNALLEALDVSEVYGITVCKKAPLYLLPVPYSP